The genomic DNA CTCCACAAGGCCCGTCGCGGGGCACTACAGCCACAGATCTGCCTGCGTATCAAGGGTTTTGAGCACTCAGTGGGAGGACGGCCGATCCGCCGCGGCGCGGCCGCGCGCATTTTCGGGCCGCCGGCCGGGGTTCATCAGGAAAATTTTCGCAGGTCACGGCGTGTCGGGCGTGTCGGTGTGGGGCCGAACGGGTCGGTGCACCGCCGACGCGGCCGTCGGCGGATTTGGGCGGTCGGACCACCCAAATCGAGGCGGTTTCGCCGGCCCGAGGACTGGTTCAGTACCCCGCAACGCGGCCGGCGCGCCGCGGCCGCGCGCCGCTGCGCAGACTCCGCAAACTCGGCCTGTTCCCGTCTCACCGACGTAGCCGACCCCCGACACCTCGCCCCGGAGACCGGTTGGTGATGAAACCGTTTCCCGGCCAATGCCTTCCATACGAGCCAGGTTCCACACAGGCAACGATCAGCGCTCGGTGACCGAACCGTTGCGACACGCACAGCACACACCTAACGACACCAAAGTTCGCGCACATTAGGCGCACCTAACTTCAATTCCAGTGCGACGGCGATACGCCCACCACATGCAAAACCCATCACGAGGAGGACTTCGCAGCGATGAACTTCAAGCGAGCGTTGACCGCATCCACCCTGGCAGCCGGCATCGGCGTCGCTGGACTGTTCGGAGTCGGCCTGGCCGGCGCCAATGCCGACCCGGGGTGCCCCCCGAACGCGCCGTGCGGCCAGCACGACAACCGGGGGCCGGGCGACAACCGCGGCCCAGGTGACAACCGCGGCCCGGCGGCCCCCGTCGGCCGTGACGACAACTGGCACGACAACCAGGGCCGCGACTGGCAGCACCGCGGCATCGACGATGCCCGCTTCGACCACCAGCCGTTCGACTACAACGGCCAGTGGGTGAACCCGGTCTGGGACAACGGCCACAACGCGTGGGGCTTCTGGCTCGGCCCGATCTGGATTCCGCTGTGATCGACGCCCGCTAGTCGTTCCCGGAACGAGACGGCCCGCCACGATGTGGCGGGCCGTCTCGTCGTCTCCGGGACTGCATCCCAAACTCGCTGCCGCACAACATGTTCCCGGCTGTACCGCCATGCACAGCAAACACCTAAGTACAGCTAAGTGCACGCCCATCGAACCGCCATAGCGTCAGCGGTATGAAGATCAAGCAGGCATTGACCGCGACCACGGTGGCGGCCGGCATCGGCGCCGCCGGACTCTTCGGCGTCGGACTGGCGACGGCGAGTGCCGACCCGTGGTGCGGGCCGGGTGCACCGTGCTGGGGGCCGCACAACGACCACCGCGACGACCGCGGCGGCTGGCAGCGCGGCGTCGACTGGCACCAGGACCGCGACGGCTGGCGCGATGACCGTGGCCGCGATTGGTACCACCGCGGTATCGATGACGGCCGCTTCGACCACCAGCCGTTCGACTACAACGGCCAGTGGGTGAACCCGGTGTTCGAGCCACGCTTCAGCGCGTGGGGCTTCTGGCTGGGGCCCATCTGGATTCCGCTGTGACATAGGTGCCCGGCCGGTACGTTCATGCCGATGGCTGTCGCGTACCGGTCGCTGTGCGTCCTGATGCTGCTGTTCGCCACGCTGACGGCGAACATCGCAGCGCCGGCCTGGGCGTGCGGTTGCGGCGCCTACATCCCGGACCATCCTGGCGCGACTGTCGTCGACGAACGTGCACTGATCGCCTGGGACGGCAGCACCGAGGACATCCTGATGTCGTTCGGGGTCAGCGGCGCCTCGGATCGGGCCGCCTGGGTGATGCCCGTGCCGTCGGCCGCGCAGGTCACGCTGGGCGATGACGCAGTGTTCGACGAGCTGGCGCGCCGCACTGCACCCCGGATCGAATACCGGGACAGCTGGTGGCCGACCTTCGGCTGGCTGGGAATCGGCGCGCAGGGTGCGCTCGAAGCGGCCGGCACGCGCCCCGGCGGCGTCAACGTGCTGGGCAGCCGGCGGATCGGGCCGTTCGACGTCACGCGCCTGGCCGGCGACGACCCCGCGGCCCTGGCGCACTGGTTGACGGCCAAAGGCTTCCCCCACCCCGACGGGCTCGATACCAACCTGGCGCCATACGTCGCGGCGCGCTGGGAGATCGTCGCGATCCAGCTCGCTCCGGATGCCGCCGGCGCGACACTGTCGGGAACCCTGCAGCCACTGCGGCTGTCGTTCGCCTCGGACACCGCCGTCTATCCGATGCGGCTGTCCCGGTCGGCGAAGGCACCGCAGCGTGTCGATCTGTACGTGCTGGCCGACCACCGGATGGATCCCAGTGCGTTGCCCGTGCCCGGTAACGCGGCGACGCTGCAGTACGCCGGACGCGTCGACGCACCGGCGCTCACGTCGTACCGCGGCCACTATCTGACCCGCTGGACGAATTACCTCGGCGAGCCGCAGCGCATCGACGGCGACTACGTATTCACGCGGGCCGCAACCGATTCCGACTACGCGCAGGTGATCTACCTGACGCGTAACCACGGCGATGTCTCGGGCCTGGCACTGATCGGCGCCGGGCTCGGCGCCGGGGTACTGGTCGCGGTGCTCTGGTGGCGCCGCAGGCGTCAGGCCAGATAGGCGACGGCGTCGCGGAGCTTCTCCCCCGCGGCGCGCACGGCCGCGACGTCCGGCCCGGCCCGCAGCACCTCCCGCGACACCGCGGGCAGCAAGGTGCCCGGCCGGGCGCCGCCGAGCCCGGCCAGCGCGTCCGGTCGGCCGCCTTGCGCGCCGACCCCGGGCAGCAGCACCGGCCCCCCGAGCTGCGACAGATCCGGCACCTCGGTCAGGGTGGCGCCGACGACGACACCCACCGAACCGTCACCCGCGGCGTTCGCCGCGGCGACATCGTCGACGATCGTCTGCGCGACGGTCCGCTCGCCGGTCAGCGCGCGCTGCACGGACGCGCCCTCCGGATTCGATGTGGCGGCCAGGACGAACACGCCGCGGCCATGCGCGGCCGCGACGTCGAGCAGCGGCTGCAGCGAGCCGAAGCCCAGGTACGGCGAGGCCGTCACCGCATCGGCGGCCAGCGGCGACTCCCCCGCCCACGCCTGCGCATAGGCGGCCATGGTCGAGCCGATGTCACCGCGCTTGGCGTCGGCCAGCACCAGCACACCGGCCTCCCGCAGCCGCGCGATGGTCCGTTCCAGCACGACGAAGCCCGCCGACCCGTACGCCTCGAAGAACGCGACCTGCGGCTTGACGATCGCGAAGCCCGCGAATGCCTCGACGCAGATGTCGCTGAACTTCGCCACGCCGTCGGCGGACACCGGCAGCCCCCAGGCGGTCAAGAGCTCGGGGTGCGGGTCGATGCCCAGGCACAGCGGACCCCGCTGTGCCATGGCGGCCCGAACCCGCGAGCCGAAACTCACTTCTCGGCCAACTGGCTGTGCAGTTCCTGCAGCGACCGCACGCCGATGTCACCGCGGATACCGGCCTCGATGCCCTGCACCGCGGCCGAGGCGCCCTGCACCGTCGTCACGCACGGGATGCTGGCCGACACCGCGGCCGAACGAATCTCGTAGCCGTCGATGCGCGGACCCGAGTTGCCGTACGGCGTGTTGATCACCATGTCGACCTCGCCGGCCTTGATGGCGTCGACCGCGGACATCGCCGGGCGGTCCGGGCTGGGCTCCTCGAAGTTCTTGCGGACGACCTCGCACGGAATGCCGTTGCGGCGCAACATCTCCGCGGTGCCCTCGGTGGCCAGCACCCGGAAGCCGAGATCGGCCAGACGCTTGACCGGGAACACCAGCGAACGCTTGTCGCGGTTGGCCACCGACACGAACACCGTGCCGCCCGAGGGCAGCGAGCCGTAGGCCGCGGTCTGGCTCTTGGCGAAGGCGGTACCGAAATCGCTGTCGATGCCCATGACCTCACCGGTCGACTTCATCTCCGGCCCGAGCAGCGAATCCACCTGCGAGCCATCGGCTTTGCGGAACCGGTGGAACGGCAGGACGGCTTCCTTCACCGCGATCGGCGCGTTGGGCGCGACGCTCGCGCCGTCGCCCTCGGCGGCCAGGATGCACTCGGCCCGCAGCTCGGCGATGGTGGCGCCCAGCATGACCCGGGCGCACGCCTTGGCCAGCGGTACCGCGGTGGCCTTCGAGACGAAGGGCACCGTGCGGCTGGCGCGCGGGTTGGCCTCCAGCACGTAGAGCACGTCGTCCTTGAGCGCGTACTGCACGTTGAGCAGACCGACCACGCCGATGCCGTGGGCGATGGCCTCGGTGGCCTTGCGCACGGCGGCGATGTCTGTGCGGCCCAACGTGACCGGCGGCAGCGCACAGGCCGAGTCGCCGGAGTGGATGCCGGCTTCCTCGATGTGCTCCATCACGCCGCCGATGTACACCTCGGTACCGTCGCACAGCGCGTCGACGTCGATCTCGATGGCGTCTTCCAGGAACCGGTCGACCAGCACGGGGTGTTCGGGCGAGAGCTCGGTGGCCCGCTCGATGTAGCCCTGCAGGGTCTGCTCGTCGTAGACGATCTCCATGCCGCGGCCGCCCAGGACGTACGACGGGCGCACCAGCACCGGGTAGCCGATGTCGGAGGCGATCCGGCGGGCCTGCTCGAAACTCGTTGCGGTGCCGAAGCGCGGCGCCGGCAGGCCGGCGGCGCGCAGCACCTCACCGAATTCGCCACGGTCCTCGGCGAGGTCGATGGCCTTGGGGCTGGTGCCGACGACGGGCACCCCGGCCTTCTCGAGCCGGTCCGCCAGACCCAGCGGGGTCTGGCCACCGAGCTGCACGATCACGCCGACCACGCCCGGACCACCGGCCCCGGAGGCCTGCTCGGCGTGGTACACCTCGAGCACGTCCTCGAAGGTGAGCGGCTCGAAGTACAGCCGGTCGGCGGTGTCGTAGTCGGTCGAGACCGTCTCCGGGTTGCAGTTGACCATGACGGTCTCGAAACCGGCCTGGCTCAACGTGGTTGCCGCGTGCACACAGCTGTAGTCGAACTCGATGCCCTGCCCGATGCGGTTCGGGCCCGAGCCCAGGATCAGCACCTTGGGCTTCTCGGTCTGCGGCGCCACCTCGGTCTCGGCCGCGGGGTCCAGCTCGTAGCTGCTGTAGTGGTACGGCGTCTTGGCGTCGAACTCGGCCGCGCAGGTGTCGACGGTCTTGTACACCGGACGGATGCCGAGCCGCTCGCGCAGTGCGCGCACCCCGACCTCGCCCGCCAGTTCCGGCCGCAGCGCGGCGATCTGGCGGTCGGACAGACCGCTGTGCTTGGCGCGGCGCAGCAGGCGCTCGTCGAGCACGGGGGCGTCGACGAGTTCGCCGCGCAGGGCCACCAGGGTGGCGATCTGGTCGACGAACCACGGGTCCACACCGGACGCCTCGGCCACGGCCTCGACCGAACCACCAAGGCGCAGTGCCTGTTCGATGTCGTAGAGCCGGCCGTCGGTCGCGGTACGCAGCCCGGTCAGCAGCTCATCGAGCGTCTTGTCGGGATCGTCCCCGGTCCAGAATCCGGTGCGCTTGGTCTCGAGCGACCGCATCACCTTGCCGAGCGCCTCGATGAAGTTGCGGCCCAACGACATCGCCTCGCCGACAGACTTCATGGTGGTGGTCAGCGTCTGGTCGGCGCCGGGGAACTTCTCGAACGCGAACCGCGGCGCCTTGACCACGACGTAGTCAAGGGTCGGCTCGAAACAGGCCGGGGTCTCCTTGGTGATGTCGTTGACGATCTCGTCGAGCGTGTAGCCGATGGCCAGCTTGGCGGCGATCTTGGCGATCGGGAAACCCGTTGCCTTGGAAGCCAATGCGCTCGAGCGGGACACGCGCGGGTTCATCTCGATGACGATGAGGCGACCGTCGGCCGGGTTGATGGCGAACTGGATGTTGCAACCACCGGTGTCGACGCCGACCTCGCGCAGGATCGCGATGCCCAGGTCACGCAGCTTCTGGTATTCGCGGTCGGTCAGGGTCATCGCGGGCGCGACGGTCACCGAGTCGCCGGTGTGCACACCCATCGGGTCGAAGTTCTCGATCGAGCAGACCACCACGACGTTGTCGCGGTGGTCGCGCATCAGCTCGAGCTCGTATTCCTTCCAGCCGTAGATCGATTCCTCGATCAGCACGTTGGCCGTCGGCGATGCGGACAGTCCGTCGCCGGCCATCCGCTCGACGTCTTCCTTCGTGTACGCCATGCCCGAGCCCAGGCCGCCCATCGTGAAAGAGGGGCGGACGACGACAGGCAGTCCCAGCTCGGCGACGGTGTCGCGCACCTCGTCCATGGTGTGGCAGACGCGGGACCGCGCCGATTCACCACCGACCTTGGCGACGATGTCCTTGAACTTCTGCCGGTCCTCGCCGCGTTGGATGGCATCGAAATCGGCGCCGATCATCTCGACGTCGTACTTCTCGAGGACGCCGTTCTCGTGCAGCGCGACGGCGGTGTTCAGCGCCGTCTGCCCGCCCAGGGTGGCCAGCACGGCGTCGATCTTGTTGCCGCGCTCGGCTTGTTGCGCGATCACCTTCTCGACGAACGCCGGGGTGATCGGCTCGACATAGGTGTTGTCGGCGTACTCCGGGTCGGTCATGATCGTGGCCGGGTTCGAGTTGACCAGGCTGACCTGCAGGCCCTCGGCGCGCAGCACGCGGCAGGCCTGGGTGCCCGAATAGTCGAATTCGCAGGCCTGGCCGATGACGATCGGGCCGGA from Mycolicibacterium phocaicum includes the following:
- the pyrF gene encoding orotidine-5'-phosphate decarboxylase codes for the protein MSFGSRVRAAMAQRGPLCLGIDPHPELLTAWGLPVSADGVAKFSDICVEAFAGFAIVKPQVAFFEAYGSAGFVVLERTIARLREAGVLVLADAKRGDIGSTMAAYAQAWAGESPLAADAVTASPYLGFGSLQPLLDVAAAHGRGVFVLAATSNPEGASVQRALTGERTVAQTIVDDVAAANAAGDGSVGVVVGATLTEVPDLSQLGGPVLLPGVGAQGGRPDALAGLGGARPGTLLPAVSREVLRAGPDVAAVRAAGEKLRDAVAYLA
- a CDS encoding DUF2330 domain-containing protein: MAVAYRSLCVLMLLFATLTANIAAPAWACGCGAYIPDHPGATVVDERALIAWDGSTEDILMSFGVSGASDRAAWVMPVPSAAQVTLGDDAVFDELARRTAPRIEYRDSWWPTFGWLGIGAQGALEAAGTRPGGVNVLGSRRIGPFDVTRLAGDDPAALAHWLTAKGFPHPDGLDTNLAPYVAARWEIVAIQLAPDAAGATLSGTLQPLRLSFASDTAVYPMRLSRSAKAPQRVDLYVLADHRMDPSALPVPGNAATLQYAGRVDAPALTSYRGHYLTRWTNYLGEPQRIDGDYVFTRAATDSDYAQVIYLTRNHGDVSGLALIGAGLGAGVLVAVLWWRRRRQAR
- the carB gene encoding carbamoyl-phosphate synthase large subunit — its product is MPRRTDLNHVLVIGSGPIVIGQACEFDYSGTQACRVLRAEGLQVSLVNSNPATIMTDPEYADNTYVEPITPAFVEKVIAQQAERGNKIDAVLATLGGQTALNTAVALHENGVLEKYDVEMIGADFDAIQRGEDRQKFKDIVAKVGGESARSRVCHTMDEVRDTVAELGLPVVVRPSFTMGGLGSGMAYTKEDVERMAGDGLSASPTANVLIEESIYGWKEYELELMRDHRDNVVVVCSIENFDPMGVHTGDSVTVAPAMTLTDREYQKLRDLGIAILREVGVDTGGCNIQFAINPADGRLIVIEMNPRVSRSSALASKATGFPIAKIAAKLAIGYTLDEIVNDITKETPACFEPTLDYVVVKAPRFAFEKFPGADQTLTTTMKSVGEAMSLGRNFIEALGKVMRSLETKRTGFWTGDDPDKTLDELLTGLRTATDGRLYDIEQALRLGGSVEAVAEASGVDPWFVDQIATLVALRGELVDAPVLDERLLRRAKHSGLSDRQIAALRPELAGEVGVRALRERLGIRPVYKTVDTCAAEFDAKTPYHYSSYELDPAAETEVAPQTEKPKVLILGSGPNRIGQGIEFDYSCVHAATTLSQAGFETVMVNCNPETVSTDYDTADRLYFEPLTFEDVLEVYHAEQASGAGGPGVVGVIVQLGGQTPLGLADRLEKAGVPVVGTSPKAIDLAEDRGEFGEVLRAAGLPAPRFGTATSFEQARRIASDIGYPVLVRPSYVLGGRGMEIVYDEQTLQGYIERATELSPEHPVLVDRFLEDAIEIDVDALCDGTEVYIGGVMEHIEEAGIHSGDSACALPPVTLGRTDIAAVRKATEAIAHGIGVVGLLNVQYALKDDVLYVLEANPRASRTVPFVSKATAVPLAKACARVMLGATIAELRAECILAAEGDGASVAPNAPIAVKEAVLPFHRFRKADGSQVDSLLGPEMKSTGEVMGIDSDFGTAFAKSQTAAYGSLPSGGTVFVSVANRDKRSLVFPVKRLADLGFRVLATEGTAEMLRRNGIPCEVVRKNFEEPSPDRPAMSAVDAIKAGEVDMVINTPYGNSGPRIDGYEIRSAAVSASIPCVTTVQGASAAVQGIEAGIRGDIGVRSLQELHSQLAEK